One window of the Granulicella arctica genome contains the following:
- a CDS encoding TonB-dependent receptor, whose amino-acid sequence MKAQAVYGSIYGTVGDSTGAAIPNATVTITDTNKGTQQVVQSNGAGNWSADHLIPDTYTVRIEAGSFSSAEAKGVEIHADASQKVDIALQPAGSATTIQVSANDTPALKTDRADVAQILDQRSLGNLPNLNRNFTQFALLTPGVQHSSFNISGPEDPQGSVSLNTNGSNYGVQGFLLDGTDNRDPVLGIIVINPTLDSVGELKVTSANYDAEFGGAVGGIVSAQTKSGSNTLHGDVFFYRHTDANLARDPFAQSTPDAVTGRYIPSQSFGQYGGSVSGPIWKDKTFFFLDYQGTRQKVGTSFLSSVPTTLVRNTCLTAGSATCDLSEYAGGKPLYVYPTSGGTPTAYTNGVIPTSRLSPQAIALLRLLPAPNLSISGTQNNFAASGNGVNNGDQADARIDHQFNSKAHAFGRYDIAFYRLQGNAAFGAAGGPGFGLTGTSGTDKVQNQSAAIGLDYALSGSVLTDVRAGFLAYHVAENKLDAGTNPASALGIPNLNTGSFDTSGLPTFNVTDSSITNFGSQGCNCPLLESEQVFQLANNWTKIIGNHSIKFGGDVRYALNLRNASDNNRAGLFSFNSGQTAGTGGQGVGLASLLVGQADRFQRFDVFQQNAANRQKRGAFYGQDSWRVTPKLTVNYGVRWDIIFPETVNSPGNGGFANLATGSINVAGVGGFGTNGGQKMDYTNVAGRFGFAYQVHPTTVIRGGIGQVYDDVGFFGTLFGSALTHNLPVLANEDTNASNATGQFATTLGAPPIRVSAPIIPSNGQIPLTNSVSPTFRGDRIQLPRVDQWNLTVQQQLTPNMTLQVAYVGNHAERIYPGETEGYDLNAPVLPTSPADLTASDTDTTGVSFNRRRPFFGKFNNGLCCSNGLTSAQPSANANYHSLQTVFEKRLANGLQFNANYTWSKAMNYANDEAFARYPGVSYGPNDTNRAHVLVFSSVYQLPFGKNGMYLRSSNRLINGLVSGYTVSGNTTWESGLPFTPTYAECGSDQDIDKNFAGPGTTSDCRPDGNAHNLPTNVGGLNPVTHSRAYFTPVAALTSGASVTTAFQRPAFGTFGNVGRNSLRGPHDYFADASLSKDIPLSERFHGQLQAQAFNVFNHAALGVPSASQARCVDCSTGGVITGLEPNNTMRQLQFSGKIQF is encoded by the coding sequence TTGAAAGCACAAGCTGTTTACGGCTCGATTTATGGCACAGTTGGTGACAGCACTGGCGCGGCCATTCCAAATGCGACTGTAACGATCACCGACACAAACAAAGGAACCCAGCAGGTTGTTCAATCAAACGGCGCTGGCAACTGGTCTGCGGATCATTTGATCCCTGATACCTATACGGTCAGGATCGAGGCAGGCTCATTCAGCTCTGCCGAAGCCAAGGGTGTTGAGATCCATGCCGACGCTTCACAGAAGGTGGATATCGCCCTACAGCCAGCCGGCTCCGCAACCACAATACAAGTGTCTGCGAACGACACACCAGCGCTCAAGACCGATCGTGCCGATGTAGCCCAAATCCTCGACCAGCGCTCACTGGGCAATCTCCCCAATCTGAATCGCAACTTCACTCAGTTTGCGTTGCTGACACCAGGAGTCCAACACTCCTCCTTCAATATTAGCGGCCCAGAGGATCCCCAAGGTTCCGTATCTCTCAACACAAACGGTTCGAACTACGGCGTCCAGGGCTTTCTGCTTGATGGAACCGATAATCGCGATCCCGTGCTGGGCATTATCGTCATCAATCCCACACTCGACTCTGTCGGCGAACTGAAAGTTACATCGGCAAACTACGACGCCGAGTTTGGAGGCGCGGTCGGCGGTATTGTCAGTGCGCAGACCAAGTCCGGCAGTAACACGTTGCACGGAGACGTTTTCTTCTATCGTCACACGGATGCCAACCTGGCTCGTGACCCCTTTGCACAATCCACACCTGATGCTGTCACAGGACGTTATATTCCTTCTCAATCTTTCGGGCAGTATGGAGGCTCCGTTTCCGGCCCCATTTGGAAGGACAAGACCTTCTTCTTCCTCGACTACCAGGGAACTCGCCAGAAGGTTGGAACGAGCTTCTTGAGTTCGGTTCCCACTACCCTTGTCCGAAATACCTGCCTCACGGCTGGTTCCGCTACCTGTGACCTCAGTGAGTATGCCGGCGGTAAGCCGTTATACGTTTATCCCACTTCGGGCGGAACCCCAACGGCTTACACGAATGGCGTCATTCCCACCTCCAGACTGTCCCCGCAGGCGATCGCTCTTCTGCGGCTTCTCCCTGCGCCAAATCTCAGCATCAGCGGCACACAGAACAACTTCGCTGCATCCGGGAACGGGGTCAACAATGGTGACCAGGCGGATGCGCGTATCGATCACCAATTCAATAGCAAGGCACATGCCTTTGGTCGGTATGACATCGCGTTCTATCGGTTACAAGGCAATGCGGCGTTTGGCGCAGCAGGCGGTCCGGGCTTTGGTCTCACGGGTACGAGCGGCACGGACAAAGTACAGAACCAGAGTGCCGCAATTGGTCTCGATTATGCACTGAGTGGAAGTGTCCTTACCGATGTTCGCGCCGGTTTTCTCGCCTATCATGTCGCCGAAAATAAGCTCGATGCCGGCACCAACCCGGCTAGTGCACTCGGTATTCCGAACCTCAACACCGGCTCATTTGACACCTCCGGTCTGCCTACCTTCAACGTCACCGATAGCAGTATCACTAACTTCGGTAGCCAGGGCTGTAACTGCCCTCTGCTTGAGAGTGAGCAGGTCTTCCAGCTAGCTAATAACTGGACGAAGATTATTGGTAACCACTCCATTAAGTTCGGCGGCGATGTCCGCTACGCCCTCAACCTGCGCAATGCAAGCGATAACAATCGCGCGGGCCTCTTCAGCTTCAACAGCGGTCAGACTGCGGGGACGGGCGGACAGGGTGTTGGGCTTGCTTCTCTTCTCGTGGGCCAAGCTGATCGCTTCCAACGCTTCGATGTCTTCCAGCAGAACGCTGCAAATCGCCAGAAGCGTGGCGCATTTTACGGTCAGGACTCCTGGCGAGTTACTCCTAAACTCACGGTCAACTACGGCGTTCGGTGGGACATAATCTTCCCCGAGACCGTCAACTCACCCGGTAACGGCGGCTTTGCCAATCTCGCAACGGGCAGCATCAATGTTGCAGGCGTAGGCGGCTTCGGAACCAACGGTGGTCAGAAGATGGACTACACCAACGTCGCCGGCCGCTTCGGCTTCGCATACCAGGTTCATCCGACCACGGTCATTCGCGGCGGCATTGGTCAGGTCTACGACGACGTAGGCTTCTTCGGCACCCTGTTCGGCTCGGCACTTACTCACAATCTCCCGGTCCTCGCTAACGAAGACACCAACGCCAGCAATGCTACCGGTCAGTTCGCCACCACACTTGGTGCGCCGCCCATTCGCGTCTCCGCTCCCATCATCCCCTCCAACGGACAAATTCCGCTGACCAACTCCGTCAGTCCGACTTTCCGTGGCGACCGTATCCAACTCCCCCGCGTTGATCAGTGGAACCTTACTGTCCAACAACAACTCACCCCGAACATGACCCTGCAGGTTGCTTACGTTGGCAATCACGCAGAGCGCATCTATCCGGGCGAGACGGAGGGCTATGACCTCAATGCTCCTGTTCTGCCTACCAGTCCGGCTGACCTGACGGCAAGTGACACCGACACTACGGGCGTCAGCTTCAATCGGCGTCGTCCGTTCTTTGGCAAGTTCAACAACGGCCTCTGCTGCAGCAACGGTCTCACCTCCGCTCAGCCATCAGCAAATGCGAACTATCACTCGCTCCAGACCGTCTTTGAAAAGCGTCTTGCCAATGGTCTTCAGTTCAATGCGAACTACACCTGGTCGAAAGCAATGAACTATGCCAACGATGAGGCATTTGCTCGTTATCCTGGCGTCAGCTATGGGCCGAATGATACGAACCGCGCTCATGTCCTCGTCTTCAGCAGCGTCTATCAGCTGCCGTTTGGCAAGAATGGTATGTATCTGCGCAGTTCAAATCGTCTTATCAATGGTCTCGTCAGTGGCTATACCGTGAGCGGTAACACGACGTGGGAGAGCGGATTGCCGTTCACTCCCACTTATGCCGAGTGCGGTTCCGACCAGGACATCGACAAGAACTTTGCCGGGCCGGGAACTACAAGCGACTGCCGTCCGGATGGCAACGCACATAACCTGCCAACCAATGTCGGCGGGCTCAATCCCGTCACTCACAGTCGTGCATACTTCACCCCAGTTGCTGCTCTTACGTCTGGTGCCAGTGTCACGACAGCGTTCCAGCGGCCAGCCTTCGGGACCTTCGGAAACGTAGGGCGCAACTCGCTTCGTGGACCTCACGACTACTTCGCCGACGCCAGCCTGAGCAAGGACATTCCTTTGTCTGAGCGCTTTCACGGCCAGCTTCAGGCGCAGGCATTCAACGTCTTCAACCACGCAGCGCTCGGCGTTCCGTCAGCAAGCCAGGCCCGCTGCGTCGACTGTTCCACCGGGGGTGTCATCACCGGTCTGGAACCGAACAACACCATGCGTCAACTGCAGTTCTCCGGAAAGATCCAGTTCTAG
- a CDS encoding DUF3738 domain-containing protein produces the protein MGDFKRALQNFLDRPVVDKTGLAGQFDF, from the coding sequence ATGGGTGACTTCAAACGGGCACTGCAAAACTTCCTCGACCGGCCGGTCGTAGACAAAACGGGGCTTGCGGGTCAGTTTGATTTTTGA
- the rocD gene encoding ornithine--oxo-acid transaminase, with product MLTAKYIELEEQYGAHNYHPLDVVIERASGCWVYDTDGKRYLDCLAAYSAVNQGHCHPKILQAMLEQAHKVTLTSRAFRNDQLPLFYEQLHQLTGFEMSLPMNSGAEAVETALKVVRRWGYAVKGIPQDRAEIIVCADNFHGRTISIVSFSSDPQYRKDFGPFTPGFKVVPFGDVRALREAITPHTCAFLIEPIQGEAGIIVPPEGYLAEAAALCRENNVLLMCDEIQSGLGRTGKMFAYEHDDVVPDVLILGKALSGGYYPVSAVLASRAILGLFEPGDHGSTFGGNPLACAVARAALKVLVDEQLVARSAELGPLFMAQLREIDSPHINAIRGRGLWIAIELNVPARPICEALKAEGILCKETHVNCIRLAPPLTITRDEIAWASGRIRAVLEGLDSATNSPDRLTVAAV from the coding sequence GTGCTTACCGCGAAGTATATCGAACTCGAAGAGCAGTATGGTGCTCACAACTATCATCCGCTGGATGTGGTGATCGAGCGTGCAAGCGGCTGCTGGGTCTATGACACGGACGGCAAGCGTTATCTGGACTGCCTGGCGGCATACTCCGCGGTGAACCAGGGGCACTGCCATCCGAAGATATTGCAGGCGATGCTGGAGCAGGCACACAAGGTGACGCTGACGTCGCGGGCGTTTCGGAACGATCAGCTTCCGCTGTTCTATGAGCAGTTGCACCAGTTGACTGGCTTCGAGATGTCGCTGCCGATGAACTCGGGTGCCGAAGCTGTCGAAACGGCGTTGAAGGTGGTGCGCCGCTGGGGCTATGCGGTGAAGGGGATTCCGCAGGATCGGGCTGAAATCATCGTCTGTGCTGACAACTTTCACGGTCGCACGATCTCGATTGTCAGCTTCTCGTCCGACCCTCAGTATCGCAAGGATTTCGGACCGTTCACTCCCGGCTTCAAAGTGGTCCCGTTTGGTGATGTGCGGGCTCTGCGCGAGGCGATTACACCGCATACCTGCGCGTTCCTTATCGAGCCGATCCAGGGTGAAGCGGGGATCATCGTTCCCCCCGAAGGGTACCTTGCCGAAGCTGCTGCTCTTTGTCGCGAGAACAACGTGCTGCTGATGTGCGATGAGATTCAGTCGGGTCTTGGCCGCACGGGCAAGATGTTCGCGTACGAGCACGACGATGTGGTGCCGGACGTGTTGATTCTTGGCAAGGCGCTGTCAGGTGGGTACTATCCTGTGTCAGCGGTCCTGGCTTCCCGAGCGATCCTTGGGCTGTTCGAGCCGGGCGATCATGGGAGTACGTTCGGTGGCAATCCCCTGGCATGTGCAGTTGCGCGGGCGGCACTGAAGGTTCTGGTGGATGAACAACTTGTAGCGCGCTCCGCAGAGCTTGGCCCACTGTTTATGGCGCAGCTTCGTGAGATTGACAGTCCGCATATCAACGCGATACGCGGGCGAGGACTTTGGATTGCAATCGAGTTGAACGTGCCGGCGCGGCCCATCTGCGAGGCTTTGAAGGCGGAGGGTATCCTCTGCAAGGAGACGCATGTGAACTGCATTCGCCTTGCGCCGCCACTCACGATCACCCGTGACGAGATCGCCTGGGCTTCAGGGCGCATCCGCGCTGTACTTGAGGGGCTCGACTCCGCGACCAACTCCCCGGACAGGCTTACAGTCGCCGCAGTCTAA
- a CDS encoding SpoIIE family protein phosphatase, with protein sequence MKSKSRLGSYVLLIVFAAISMTYYITGTIALREEFFHAGRYANDPFNFRDDGQTLQRLDKEAKAGGLSEGDFLIALDGTPFTGYAQIHDLLQRSSPGQTIEVSVRSPSGTTRTAHLQLAPREGPDWTIGKLLTFLIAILGVPLLSLFAGYWIVAALPRDLNAWLALLLLTLPETLYGNLDWRFWPHPWYLLLFLWNSIIQSAAFPAFLWFGFLFPERWRADLRFPWFKYLILAVGLCVSLLEIGFNAGQILSVNLIRPLMSLQVLADHVTASLEIVCVILFLVALIDKLRTASTADARRRLRVLAIGSALTLGPLLLIFAIAPLFGFDPHHGNWFVAIIPFDSFFPLTLAYVLIVQRAMDVRILLRMGTKYLLARATILVIEIAVVAFVIIHFIFPMMQRKQHQVLTFVLLAVCIGALFQVFLRRDGLSHRLQRWLDRRFFREAYNSEIVLSELSEQVRQLTDKDALVDTVLRRISEVLHVPQIAIMLRGTNTFYLQQSFGMDLDGGVSFTPQSATILNLERTNQPATLYRDRPEEWFTEADAGEQALLRQISVELLLPLSGRTRLLGLLALGSKRSEEAYTPTDLRILQSVAAQTGLTLEVAELVQTLASQASQRERMNREIEIAREVQQRLFPQIIPAIPGVSLAGMCRPASEVGGDYYDLIEMEDGNLGFTIGDVSGKGISAALIMASLRASLRGLILDTPDDLARMMQKVNRLVYEASSSSRYATFFFATFNPQTRELRYVNAGHNPPIVARAQSGKLDRLEACGPVVGLLPLVDYEAQSLILEAGDLLIAYTDGISEAMTADDEEWGETRMLEAAPGHTSASASEIIEHIFKAADQFTAGAEQHDDMTLLIMKLMDK encoded by the coding sequence ATGAAGAGCAAGTCCAGGTTAGGTTCGTACGTTCTGCTCATCGTCTTTGCCGCGATCAGCATGACGTACTACATCACAGGAACCATCGCTCTACGCGAAGAGTTCTTCCACGCCGGACGCTACGCAAACGATCCGTTCAACTTCCGCGATGACGGGCAGACCCTCCAGAGGCTCGATAAAGAAGCGAAGGCTGGTGGCCTCTCCGAGGGTGACTTCCTGATCGCATTAGACGGCACTCCGTTTACTGGGTACGCCCAGATCCATGACCTGCTCCAACGCTCCAGTCCAGGCCAGACCATTGAAGTTTCTGTCCGATCACCCTCCGGGACCACGCGAACTGCCCATCTTCAGCTAGCCCCCCGCGAAGGTCCGGACTGGACGATCGGCAAGTTGCTCACCTTTCTTATCGCCATTCTGGGCGTGCCTCTGCTTAGTCTGTTTGCCGGATACTGGATCGTTGCCGCCCTTCCGCGCGATCTCAACGCCTGGCTTGCCCTCCTGCTCCTTACCTTGCCTGAGACCCTCTACGGTAATCTCGACTGGAGATTCTGGCCACATCCCTGGTACCTGCTCCTCTTTCTTTGGAACAGCATCATCCAGTCCGCAGCCTTTCCCGCCTTTCTCTGGTTCGGCTTCCTCTTTCCCGAACGCTGGCGAGCCGACCTGCGCTTTCCTTGGTTCAAATACTTGATTTTAGCGGTGGGCCTCTGCGTCTCTCTTCTCGAAATCGGTTTCAACGCAGGACAGATTCTCTCCGTCAACCTCATCCGACCACTGATGTCACTTCAGGTCTTGGCTGACCACGTAACGGCCAGTCTGGAGATTGTCTGCGTCATTCTGTTCCTCGTCGCGCTGATCGATAAGCTCCGCACAGCCTCGACCGCAGACGCACGTCGACGCCTGCGAGTTCTGGCTATCGGGAGCGCCCTCACTCTCGGTCCCCTGCTCCTCATCTTTGCCATCGCACCCCTCTTCGGCTTCGACCCGCATCACGGAAACTGGTTCGTCGCGATCATTCCCTTCGACTCCTTCTTTCCCTTAACCCTCGCCTACGTCCTCATCGTCCAGCGCGCCATGGACGTCCGCATCCTCCTCCGCATGGGCACCAAATATCTCCTCGCCCGCGCCACAATCCTCGTCATCGAAATCGCAGTCGTTGCCTTCGTCATCATCCACTTCATCTTCCCGATGATGCAGCGCAAACAACATCAGGTCCTCACCTTCGTTCTCCTGGCAGTCTGCATCGGTGCGCTCTTTCAAGTCTTTCTACGGCGCGACGGCCTTAGCCATCGCCTGCAACGCTGGCTTGATCGCAGGTTCTTCCGCGAGGCCTACAACAGCGAAATCGTGCTCAGCGAACTCTCTGAGCAGGTCCGTCAGCTCACCGATAAAGATGCACTCGTCGACACCGTCCTCCGACGCATCTCGGAGGTCCTGCATGTCCCGCAGATCGCCATCATGCTCCGCGGCACCAACACCTTCTACCTCCAGCAATCCTTTGGCATGGATCTCGACGGCGGAGTCTCCTTCACTCCGCAGTCCGCGACTATTCTGAATCTCGAACGAACGAATCAACCCGCAACCCTCTACCGCGATCGTCCTGAAGAATGGTTCACCGAGGCTGATGCCGGCGAGCAGGCGCTCCTCCGCCAGATCAGCGTCGAACTCCTGCTCCCCTTGTCGGGGCGCACGCGTCTGCTCGGTCTGCTCGCGCTCGGTTCGAAGAGGTCAGAGGAGGCCTACACTCCCACCGACCTTCGCATCCTGCAATCCGTTGCCGCCCAGACTGGCCTGACCCTCGAAGTCGCCGAACTCGTTCAGACCCTTGCAAGCCAGGCCTCGCAGCGTGAGCGCATGAATCGCGAGATCGAGATCGCCCGCGAGGTCCAGCAGCGGCTCTTTCCCCAGATCATTCCGGCCATTCCGGGTGTCAGTCTCGCCGGCATGTGCCGTCCCGCCTCCGAAGTCGGCGGCGACTACTACGATTTGATCGAGATGGAAGATGGCAATCTTGGCTTCACAATCGGCGACGTCTCCGGCAAGGGCATCTCCGCCGCACTCATCATGGCAAGTCTCCGCGCCTCGCTCCGCGGTCTCATTCTGGACACGCCAGACGATCTGGCTCGGATGATGCAGAAAGTAAATCGCCTCGTCTACGAAGCATCCTCCAGTAGCCGCTACGCTACCTTCTTCTTTGCCACCTTCAACCCGCAGACCCGCGAACTGCGCTATGTCAACGCAGGACACAATCCACCGATCGTCGCAAGAGCACAGTCCGGAAAGCTCGACCGCCTCGAAGCCTGCGGTCCTGTCGTTGGCCTCCTTCCCCTCGTCGACTACGAGGCACAGTCCTTGATCCTTGAAGCCGGAGATCTTCTCATCGCCTACACCGACGGCATCAGCGAAGCCATGACCGCCGACGATGAAGAGTGGGGAGAGACCCGCATGCTTGAAGCAGCTCCCGGCCACACATCCGCTTCGGCGTCCGAAATCATCGAACACATCTTCAAAGCTGCTGATCAATTCACTGCTGGCGCGGAGCAACACGACGACATGACGCTCCTCATCATGAAGCTCATGGACAAATAG
- a CDS encoding sugar porter family MFS transporter has translation MAPGTFHPVRYGRYLLFISGLGGLLYGIDVGIIAAALLYLGKTISLSLEQTSIVVAAVLGGGMLSSLVAGVLADWIGRKKMMILSGLIFVASVGLIVVSQGFLPLFLGRLLQGISGGFIAVVVPLYLAECLGADVRGRGTAIFQFALTFGIVIAALTGFYFTNQAESAILAAAGNATLIRAAQDHAWRAMFLSVVYPGLLFFGGSFFLSETPRWLFRKGKTTEALNALRRSSSEDQAQLQMREMTTLAAETQAQTTSGERGSLLQRKYVIPFVLACFILSCNQTTGINSVLGFLVIILKQAGMTASHATQGDVAVKVLNCVMTLVAIAFVDRKGRRFLLKTGTAGIVISLVLGAFLFYRFESNRVDVAPKAKAAVSGNALALPVDSALGAEVGGHAMALTVVYNAGAGDMVATVRNDDPAPVLKLAGTATSPLVIKQATYGPVPTEQTGWLITACLGLFIASYAFGPGVVVWLMLSELMPTRIRSVGMGIALLLNQGVSTLIAAVFLPVVGHYGYYAMFSFWAVCTVAYFLVASFFLPETKGKTLEEIEAYFDGRAVAASRA, from the coding sequence ATGGCTCCAGGTACGTTTCATCCAGTTCGATACGGCAGGTATCTTCTCTTCATCTCCGGCCTTGGCGGTCTGCTGTATGGGATCGACGTGGGCATCATTGCTGCTGCGCTGCTCTACCTTGGCAAGACGATCAGCCTTTCGCTCGAGCAGACATCGATCGTCGTAGCGGCTGTGCTGGGTGGCGGCATGCTGTCGTCGCTGGTGGCGGGCGTGCTGGCTGACTGGATAGGCCGCAAGAAGATGATGATCCTGAGCGGACTTATCTTTGTGGCGAGTGTAGGGCTGATCGTTGTATCGCAGGGATTTCTGCCGTTGTTTCTAGGACGGCTGCTGCAGGGGATCAGCGGCGGATTTATTGCCGTTGTGGTGCCGCTCTATCTCGCAGAGTGTCTGGGTGCGGATGTGCGTGGGCGGGGCACGGCAATCTTTCAGTTCGCACTGACCTTCGGAATTGTCATTGCTGCGCTGACCGGTTTTTACTTTACGAACCAGGCCGAGAGCGCGATCCTGGCAGCAGCGGGCAACGCCACCCTGATTCGGGCAGCTCAGGATCACGCGTGGCGGGCTATGTTTCTGTCCGTGGTGTATCCGGGGCTCCTGTTCTTTGGAGGAAGTTTTTTCCTGAGCGAGACGCCGCGCTGGCTGTTCAGAAAAGGAAAGACCACGGAGGCCCTGAACGCGCTCCGACGGTCTTCTTCTGAGGACCAGGCGCAGTTACAGATGCGCGAGATGACAACGCTTGCTGCGGAGACGCAGGCACAGACGACCTCCGGGGAGCGGGGCAGTTTGTTGCAGCGCAAGTACGTGATTCCGTTTGTGCTGGCCTGCTTTATTCTGTCGTGTAATCAGACGACGGGAATCAACTCCGTGCTGGGCTTTCTAGTCATTATTTTGAAGCAGGCGGGTATGACAGCGAGCCATGCGACGCAAGGCGATGTGGCCGTCAAGGTGCTGAACTGCGTCATGACGCTGGTGGCGATTGCCTTCGTCGATCGGAAGGGCCGACGGTTTCTGCTGAAGACGGGAACGGCGGGGATTGTGATTTCGCTGGTGCTGGGAGCGTTTCTGTTCTATCGGTTCGAATCGAATCGAGTGGATGTGGCTCCCAAGGCAAAGGCTGCCGTTTCGGGGAACGCTTTGGCTTTGCCCGTGGACTCCGCGCTGGGTGCTGAGGTTGGCGGCCATGCGATGGCGCTGACGGTTGTCTACAACGCCGGTGCAGGCGACATGGTGGCGACAGTTCGGAACGACGATCCGGCACCGGTTTTGAAGCTTGCTGGAACGGCTACGTCGCCGCTGGTGATCAAGCAGGCGACGTATGGTCCGGTGCCGACAGAGCAGACCGGATGGCTGATCACGGCATGCCTCGGACTGTTTATCGCGTCGTATGCGTTTGGACCAGGTGTAGTGGTGTGGCTGATGCTTTCGGAGCTTATGCCGACCCGCATTCGATCCGTTGGAATGGGTATTGCGCTGCTGTTGAACCAGGGTGTCTCAACACTGATTGCAGCAGTCTTCCTGCCTGTGGTTGGGCACTATGGCTACTACGCAATGTTCTCGTTCTGGGCGGTCTGTACGGTAGCGTACTTCCTCGTGGCGAGCTTCTTTTTACCGGAGACCAAGGGAAAAACGCTGGAAGAGATTGAAGCGTACTTTGACGGTCGGGCGGTGGCAGCGAGCCGGGCCTGA
- a CDS encoding TIGR03435 family protein: MCRTFVILCILAFASAFAQSSPSRASPAFDVASVRPSKLNSPAHSNVPLDAGNVYALIGPDETRSAAGGLFIATHQALWRYITFAYKLSGTQELALRFNMFSGAPKSGAPFWVTGSFDAAPEYFDISARAPADTSMDQMRLMMQALLADRFHLTIHNLSANTPVFALVLAKPGFTGPNLQPHSSFDTCGVPTPDLPPHNAAAFVMGELPPVCGVIAHVASSAPGPHYGGRAVPLSLLVTSIPTMTGLAAMPRPVVDQTNLSGLYDFTLNWMHDLTGEEGAVADNAANFRTALKIQLGLELKPSHAPIGFLIIDHVERPSEN; the protein is encoded by the coding sequence ATGTGCCGAACCTTCGTCATCCTCTGCATTCTTGCTTTCGCCTCTGCTTTCGCCCAGAGCTCGCCTAGCCGTGCGTCGCCTGCCTTCGACGTCGCTTCAGTTCGGCCCAGCAAGCTGAACTCCCCGGCGCACAGCAACGTTCCTCTCGACGCCGGTAACGTGTACGCATTGATTGGCCCAGACGAAACGCGGAGCGCCGCTGGCGGATTGTTCATCGCGACCCACCAAGCGTTATGGCGTTACATCACGTTTGCATACAAGCTTTCCGGGACACAGGAGCTTGCTCTTCGCTTCAATATGTTTTCCGGTGCACCAAAGTCCGGCGCGCCCTTCTGGGTTACTGGCTCCTTCGACGCTGCGCCGGAATACTTTGACATTTCGGCGCGCGCACCGGCCGATACGTCCATGGACCAGATGCGTCTCATGATGCAGGCTCTGCTTGCCGACCGCTTCCATTTGACGATCCACAATCTCTCCGCCAACACTCCTGTCTTTGCACTTGTTCTTGCGAAACCCGGCTTTACCGGCCCCAATCTTCAGCCTCATTCCTCCTTCGACACTTGCGGTGTCCCTACTCCCGATCTGCCGCCTCATAACGCCGCGGCCTTTGTCATGGGCGAACTTCCGCCCGTCTGTGGCGTCATCGCACACGTCGCGTCCTCCGCCCCCGGCCCGCATTACGGTGGCCGCGCCGTTCCGCTCTCCCTATTGGTTACCTCAATCCCGACGATGACTGGACTCGCTGCGATGCCTCGGCCCGTCGTCGATCAGACCAACCTCTCAGGACTTTACGACTTCACGTTGAACTGGATGCACGACCTCACCGGGGAAGAAGGTGCTGTCGCTGACAACGCAGCCAATTTTCGCACCGCTCTCAAGATCCAACTCGGCTTGGAACTCAAACCGTCCCATGCCCCCATCGGCTTTCTCATCATCGACCACGTCGAGCGACCCTCGGAAAATTAG
- a CDS encoding HPF/RaiA family ribosome-associated protein, whose amino-acid sequence MQILVNSDNHIVLHRKLSNFVDTEINRILDRFSPDLTRIEAHLSDEHAFKAGPRTKRCLLEARPKEHQSLTVTADSPDLLIAVTGAAHKMQRLLDSTFGRIEEKRPFLALE is encoded by the coding sequence ATGCAGATTCTGGTAAACAGCGACAATCACATTGTGCTTCACCGCAAACTCTCGAACTTTGTAGACACGGAGATCAACCGAATTCTTGACCGGTTCAGTCCTGACCTTACCCGCATAGAGGCTCATCTCAGCGATGAACATGCGTTTAAAGCCGGTCCACGAACGAAGCGATGTCTGCTCGAAGCGCGACCCAAGGAACACCAGTCGCTTACCGTAACGGCGGACTCTCCCGACCTGTTGATTGCGGTGACCGGAGCTGCTCACAAAATGCAGCGTCTTCTCGATTCAACCTTCGGGCGGATCGAGGAAAAACGTCCCTTTCTAGCCCTGGAATAG